The proteins below come from a single Macaca fascicularis isolate 582-1 chromosome 9, T2T-MFA8v1.1 genomic window:
- the SPRN gene encoding shadow of prion protein → MNWAPATCWALLLAAAFLCDSGAAKGGRGGARGSARGGVRGGARGTSRVRVRPAPRYGAPGSSLRVAAAGAAAGAAAGAAAGLAAGSGWRRAAGPGERGLEDNEDGVPGGNGTGPGIYSYRAWTSGAGPTRSPSLCLVLGGALGALGLLWP, encoded by the coding sequence ATGAACTGGGCACCCGCAACGTGCTGGGCTCTGCTACTGGCGGCCGCCTTCCTCTGCGACAGCGGCGCAGCCAAGGGTGGCCGCGGAGGGGCGCGGGGCAGTGCCCGGGGAGGGGTTCGCGGGGGCGCGCGCGGGACCTCGAGGGTGCGCGTGAGGCCGGCGCCGCGCTACGGTGCCCCTGGCTCCTCCCTGCGCGTGGCTGCGGCAGGGGCGGCGGCTGGGGCGGCGGCGGGAGCAGCCGCGGGCCTGGCGGCGGGCTCGGGCTGGAGAAGGGCCGCGGGACCCGGGGAGCGCGGCCTGGAGGACAACGAGGACGGGGTGCCTGGAGGCAACGGGACCGGCCCCGGCATCTACAGCTACCGGGCGTGGACTTCAGGCGCTGGACCCACGCGCAGCCCTAGTCTCTGTCTCGTGCTGGGCGGCGCCCTTGGCGCCCTGGGGTTGCTGTGGCCCTAG